Proteins from a genomic interval of Labrus mixtus chromosome 24, fLabMix1.1, whole genome shotgun sequence:
- the unc50 gene encoding protein unc-50 homolog produces the protein MLPTTSPHTNGALGSRDAARHTAGAKRYKYLRRMLHFKQMDFEFAMWQMLYLFTSPQRVYRNFHYRKQTKDQWARDDPAFLVLLSIWLCVSTIGFGLVLDMGVLETLKLLLWVVFVDCIGVGLLISTLMWIITNKYLLKHPSRNFDVEWGYSFDVHLNAFYPLLVILHFLQLFFINHIVVINYDWFPGYFIGNTFWLISISYYLYITFLGYNALPFLNNTVVLLYPFALLALLYVLSLSLGWNFTKGLCWFYKFRVQ, from the exons ATGTTGCCGACCACCTCGCCGCACACAAACGGCGCCCTCGGTTCCAGGGACGCTGCACGTCACACGGCAGGTGCAAAGCGCTACAAGTACTTGCGGCGGATGCTCCACTTCAAACAGATGGATTTTGAATTCGCCATGTGGCAGATGCTTTACCTTTTCACGTCCCCGCAGAGAGTCTACAGAAACTTTCACTACAGGAAACAGACCAAGGATCAGTGGGCCAGAGACGACCCGGCTTTCTTGGTCCTGCTCAGCATCTGGCTCTGTG TGTCGACGATAGGCTTCGGTCTGGTTTTGGACATGGGGGTTCTGGAGaccctgaagctgctgctgtgggtCGTCTTTGTTGACTGTATAGGTGTAGGTCTTCTCATATCAACTCTTATGTG gatcATCACCAACAAATACCTGCTGAAACATCCGAGCAGGAACTTTGACGTGGAGTGGGGCTACTCGTTCGATGTTCACCTCAACGCTTTCTACCCTCTCCTAGTCATCCTGCATTTCCTGCAGCTCTTCTTCATCAACC aCATCGTGGTGATAAACTACGATTGGTTTCCAGGATATTTCATCGGGAACACTTTCTGGTTGATCTCCATCAGTTATTATCTTTACATCACGTTCTTAGGGTACAACG CTCTGCCGTTCCTGAACAACACGGTGGTGCTGCTGTACCCGTTCGCTCTGCTCGCCCTCCTCTacgtcctctccctctctctgggcTGGAACTTCACCAAAGGTCTCTGCTGGTTCTACAAGTTCAGAGTCCAGTAG